A single window of Larus michahellis chromosome 17, bLarMic1.1, whole genome shotgun sequence DNA harbors:
- the FEZ1 gene encoding fasciculation and elongation protein zeta-1 isoform X2 translates to MEAPLVSLEEEFEEGPGDDGGTPQRTADPALAELESFSAEMMSFKSMEDLVQEFDEKLTVCFRNYDAATEGLAPVRGRLQAQEEEERLQDEEVWDALTDGFAPRGSPRPWLLPGAEAPDGTDPQLCEKEEEELTERSEQDSGINEEPLLTADQVIEELEELMQSSPDPEADPEGDEDEEEEEEETEADAEGKGGGGGTEPILLRELRAFSPAFNNNCSHEGLGRLSARELAAAAGRAEAASRALSAELVAQLARRDELAFEKEVKTAFIGALLAVQGEQREQREAARRRRRDRGLSLQGGRPERGNHMPRKRFSMEGISSILHSGLRQTFGPAANEKQYLNTVIPYEKKGSPPSVEDLQMLTNILFAMKEGNEKVPTLLTDYILKENTGEEISLRCSRIFSVF, encoded by the exons ATGGAGGCCCCCCTGGTAAGCCTGGAGGAAGAGTTCGAGGAGGGGCCTGGGGACGATGGGGGGACCCCCCAACGTACTGCGGACCCGGCACTGGCTGAGCTGGAGAGCTTCTCAGCCGAGATGATGAGCTTCAAGTCGATGGAGGACCTGGTACAGGAGTTCGACGAGAAGCTCACCGTCTGCTTCCGCAACTACGATGCTGCCACCGAGGGTCTGGCCCCCGTGCGGGGACGTCTCcaggcgcaggaggaggaggagcgccTCCAGGATGAGGA GGTCTGGGATGCTCTCACCGATGGCTTcgccccccggggctccccccggccctgGCTGCTCCCCGGGGCTGAGGCCCCCGACGGCACTGACCCCCAG CTCTgcgagaaggaggaggaggagctcaCTGAGAGGAGTGAGCAAGACTCGGGCATCAACGAGGAGCCGCTGCTGACAGCTGATCAG GTCAtcgaggagctggaggagctgatgCAGAGTTCGCCCGACCCGGAGGCCGACCCGGagggggatgaggatgaggaagaggaggaggaggaaactgAGGCTGATGCTGAAGGCAAAGGCGGTGGCGGGGGCACGGAGCCCATCCTTCTGCGTGAGCTGCGTGCTTTCTCCCCTGCCTTCAACAACAACTGCTCCCATGAAG ggctggggcggCTGTCGGCGCgggagctggcggcggcggcagggcgcGCGGAGGCGGCAAGCCGGGCGCTGTCGGCGGAGCTGGTGGCCCAGCTGGCGCGGCGGGACGAGCTGGCGTTCGAGAAGGAGGTGAAGACGGCGTTCATCGGGGCGCTGCTGGCGGTGCAGGGGGAGCAGCGGGAGCAGCGGGAGGCCGCCCGTCGCCGCCGTCGTGACAGGGGGCTGAGCCTGCAAGGGGGGCGTCCCGAGCGCGGGAACCACATGCCCCGGAAG CGCTTCAGCATGGAGGGCATCTCCAGCATCCTGCACTCCGGCCTGCGCCAGACCTTCGGCCCCGCTGCCAATGAGAAGCAG taccTGAACACGGTGATTCCCTACGAGAAGAAAGGGTCGCCGCCCTCCGTCGAGGACCTGCAGATGCTCACCAACA TCCTGTTTGCCATGAAGGAGGGGAACGAGAAGGTGCCCACACTGCTCACGGACTACATCCTCAAAG aaaataccGGCGAGGAAATTTCGCTGCGGTGCTCGCGAATCTTCAGCGTTttctaa
- the FEZ1 gene encoding fasciculation and elongation protein zeta-1 isoform X1 gives MEAPLVSLEEEFEEGPGDDGGTPQRTADPALAELESFSAEMMSFKSMEDLVQEFDEKLTVCFRNYDAATEGLAPVRGRLQAQEEEERLQDEEVWDALTDGFAPRGSPRPWLLPGAEAPDGTDPQLCEKEEEELTERSEQDSGINEEPLLTADQVIEELEELMQSSPDPEADPEGDEDEEEEEEETEADAEGKGGGGGTEPILLRELRAFSPAFNNNCSHEGLGRLSARELAAAAGRAEAASRALSAELVAQLARRDELAFEKEVKTAFIGALLAVQGEQREQREAARRRRRDRGLSLQGGRPERGNHMPRKRFSMEGISSILHSGLRQTFGPAANEKQYLNTVIPYEKKGSPPSVEDLQMLTNILFAMKEGNEKVPTLLTDYILKVLCPT, from the exons ATGGAGGCCCCCCTGGTAAGCCTGGAGGAAGAGTTCGAGGAGGGGCCTGGGGACGATGGGGGGACCCCCCAACGTACTGCGGACCCGGCACTGGCTGAGCTGGAGAGCTTCTCAGCCGAGATGATGAGCTTCAAGTCGATGGAGGACCTGGTACAGGAGTTCGACGAGAAGCTCACCGTCTGCTTCCGCAACTACGATGCTGCCACCGAGGGTCTGGCCCCCGTGCGGGGACGTCTCcaggcgcaggaggaggaggagcgccTCCAGGATGAGGA GGTCTGGGATGCTCTCACCGATGGCTTcgccccccggggctccccccggccctgGCTGCTCCCCGGGGCTGAGGCCCCCGACGGCACTGACCCCCAG CTCTgcgagaaggaggaggaggagctcaCTGAGAGGAGTGAGCAAGACTCGGGCATCAACGAGGAGCCGCTGCTGACAGCTGATCAG GTCAtcgaggagctggaggagctgatgCAGAGTTCGCCCGACCCGGAGGCCGACCCGGagggggatgaggatgaggaagaggaggaggaggaaactgAGGCTGATGCTGAAGGCAAAGGCGGTGGCGGGGGCACGGAGCCCATCCTTCTGCGTGAGCTGCGTGCTTTCTCCCCTGCCTTCAACAACAACTGCTCCCATGAAG ggctggggcggCTGTCGGCGCgggagctggcggcggcggcagggcgcGCGGAGGCGGCAAGCCGGGCGCTGTCGGCGGAGCTGGTGGCCCAGCTGGCGCGGCGGGACGAGCTGGCGTTCGAGAAGGAGGTGAAGACGGCGTTCATCGGGGCGCTGCTGGCGGTGCAGGGGGAGCAGCGGGAGCAGCGGGAGGCCGCCCGTCGCCGCCGTCGTGACAGGGGGCTGAGCCTGCAAGGGGGGCGTCCCGAGCGCGGGAACCACATGCCCCGGAAG CGCTTCAGCATGGAGGGCATCTCCAGCATCCTGCACTCCGGCCTGCGCCAGACCTTCGGCCCCGCTGCCAATGAGAAGCAG taccTGAACACGGTGATTCCCTACGAGAAGAAAGGGTCGCCGCCCTCCGTCGAGGACCTGCAGATGCTCACCAACA TCCTGTTTGCCATGAAGGAGGGGAACGAGAAGGTGCCCACACTGCTCACGGACTACATCCTCAAAG TGCTCTGCCCAACCTGA